In Mustela nigripes isolate SB6536 chromosome 2, MUSNIG.SB6536, whole genome shotgun sequence, a single window of DNA contains:
- the GRM2 gene encoding metabotropic glutamate receptor 2 produces the protein MGSLLGLLALLLLWGAVAEGPTKKVLTLEGDLVLGGLFPVHQKGGPAEECGPVNEHRGIQRLEAMLFALDRINRDPRLLPGVRLGAHILDSCSKDTHALEQALDFVRASLSRGADGSRHICPDGSYATHGDAPTAITGVIGGSYSDVSIQVANLLRLFQIPQISYASTSAKLSDKSRYDYFARTVPPDFFQAKAMAEILRFFNWTYVSTVASEGDYGETGIEAFELEARARNICVATSEKVGRAMSRAAFEGVVRALLQKPSARVAVLFTRSEDARELLAATQRLNASFTWVASDGWGALESVVAGSEGAAEGAITIELASYPISDFASYFQSLDPWNNSRNPWFREFWEQRFHCSFRQRDCAAHSLRAVPFEQESKIMFVVNAVYAMAHALHNMHQALCPNTTQLCDAMRPVNGRRLYKDFVLNVKFDAPFRPAETQSEVRFDRFGDGIGRYNIFTYLRAGSGRYRYQKVGYWAEGLTLDTSLIPWASPSAGPLPASRCSEPCLQNEVKSVQPGEVCCWLCIPCQPYEYRLDEFTCSDCGLGYWPNASLTGCFELPQEYIRWGDAWAVGPVTIACLGALATLFVLGVFVRHNATPVVKASGRELCYILLGGVFLCYCMTFVFIAKPSTVVCTLRRLGLGTAFSVCYSALLTKTNRIARIFGGAREGAQRPRFISPASQVAICLALISGQLLIVAAWLVVEAPGTGKETAPERREVVTLRCNHRDASMLGSLAYNVLLIALCTLYAFKTRKCPENFNEAKFIGFTMYTTCIIWLAFLPIFYVTSSDYRVQTTTMCVSVSLSGSVVLGCLFAPKLHIILFQPQKNVVSHRAPTSRFSSAATRASSSLAQGSGSQFVPTVCNGREVVDSTTSSL, from the exons ATGGGATCACTGCTTGGGCTTCTGGCACTGCTGCTGCTTTGGGGCGCTGTGGCTGAGGGCCCCACCAAGAAGGTGCTGACCCTGGAGGGGGATCTGGTCCTGGGTGGGCTGTTTCCGGTACACCAGAAGGGTGGCCCAGCAGAGGAATGTGGGCCTGTCAATGAGCATCGAGGGATCCAGCGCCTGGAGGCCATGCTTTTTGCACTGGACCGCATCAACCGTGACCCACGCCTGCTGCCGGGTGTGCGTCTAGGTGCGCACATACTCGACAGCTGCTCCAAGGACACACATGCCCTGGAGCAGGCACTCGACTTCGTGCGTGCTTCGCTTAGCCGTGGTGCCGACGGCTCACGCCACATCTGCCCCGACGGCTCTTATGCCACCCACGGTGATGCTCCCACTGCCATCACTGGTGTCATTGGCGGCTCCTATAGTGATGTCTCCATCCAG gtggCCAACCTCCTGCGGCTGTTTCAGATTCCACAGATCAGCTATGCCTCCACCAGTGCCAAGCTGAGCGACAAGTCCCGCTATGACTACTTTGCCCGCACAGTGCCCCCCGACTTCTTCCAAGCCAAGGCCATGGCTGAGATCCTCCGCTTCTTCAACTGGACCTATGTGTCCACTGTGGCATCTGAGGGCGACTATGGCGAGACAGGCATTGAAGCCTTTGAGCTAGAGGCCCGGGCCCGCAACATCTGCGTGGCCACCTCGGAGAAGGTGGGCCGTGCCATGAGCCGCGCAGCCTTTGAGGGTGTGGTGCGAGCCCTGCTGCAGAAGCCCAGCGCCCGCGTGGCTGTTTTGTTCACCCGTTCCGAGGACGCTCGCGAGCTCCTTGCCGCCACCCAGCGCCTCAATGCCAGCTTCACCTGGGTGGCCAGCGATGGTTGGGGGGCGCTGGAGAGCGTGGTGGCCGGCAGCGAGGGGGCTGCTGAGGGCGCCATCACTATCGAGCTGGCCTCTTATCCCATCAGCGACTTTGCCTCCTACTTCCAAAGCCTGGACCCCTGGAACAACAGCCGGAACCCCTGGTTCCGGGAGTTCTGGGAGCAGAGGTTCCACTGCAGCTTCCGGCAGCGAGATTGCGCCGCCCACTCGCTGCGGGCCGTGCCTTTTGAGCAAGAGTCCAAGATCATGTTCGTGGTCAATGCGGTTTATGCCATGGCCCACGCGCTGCACAACATGCACCAAGCCCTCTGCCCCAACACCACCCAGCTCTGCGATGCAATGCGGCCTGTCAACGGGCGCCGCCTCTACAAGGACTTTGTGCTGAACGTCAAGTTTGATG CCCCCTTCCGCCCGGCCGAAACACAGAGTGAGGTTCGCTTTGACCGCTTTGGTGATGGCATTGGACGCTACAACATCTTCACGTATCTGCGGGCAGGCAGTGGGCGCTACCGCTACCAGAAGGTGGGCTACTGGGCAGAAGGCCTGACCCTGGACACCAGCCTTATCCCGTGGGCCTCACCCTCAGCCGGCCCCCTGCCGGCCTCTCGCTGCAGTGAGCCCTGTCTCCAGAATGAGGTGAAGAGCGTGCAGCCGGGAGAGGTCTGCTGCTGGCTGTGCATCCCGTGCCAGCCATACGAGTACCGGCTGGACGAGTTCACATGCTCTGACTGTGGCCTGGGCTACTGGCCCAACGCCAGCCTAACTGGCTGCTTCGAGCTGCCTCAGGAGTACATCCGCTGGGGCGATGCCTGGGCCGTGGGACCCGTCACCATCGCCTGCCTGGGAGCCCTGGCCACCCTCTTTGTGCTGGGGGTCTTTGTGCGGCACAATGCCACGCCGGTGGTCAAGGCCTCGGGCCGGGAGCTCTGCTACATCCTGCTGGGCGGTGTCTTCCTCTGCTACTGCATGACCTTCGTCTTCATTGCCAAGCCGTCCACAGTAGTGTGCACCTTACGGCGCCTCGGTTTGGGCACCGCCTTCTCTGTCTGCTACTCAGCCCTGCTCACCAAGACCAACCGCATTGCGCGCATCTTCGGCGGGGCCCGGGAGGGAGCCCAGCGGCCACGCTTCATCAGCCCGGCCTCGCAGGTGGCCATCTGCCTGGCGCTTATCTCGGGCCAGCTGCTCATTGTGGCCGCCTGGCTGGTGGTGGAGGCACCGGGCACGGGCAAGGAGACAGCCCCAGAGCGGCGGGAGGTGGTGACATTGCGCTGCAACCATCGGGACGCCAGCATGCTGGGCTCACTCGCCTACAACGTGCTCCTCATAGCACTCTGCACGCTCTATGCCTTCAAGACCCGCAAGTGCCCCGAGAACTTCAACGAGGCCAAGTTCATAGGCTTTACCATGTACACCACTTGCATCATCTGGCTGGCCTTCCTGCCCATCTTCTATGTCACTTCCAGTGATTACCGG GTACAGACCACCACCATGTGCGTGTCAGTCAGCCTCAGCGGCTCGGTGGTGCTCGGCTGTCTCTTTGCACCCAAGCTTCACATCATCCTTTTCCAGCCGCAGAAGAACGTGGTTAGCCACCGCGCACCCACCAGCCGGTTCAGCAGCGCCGCCACCAGGGCCAGCTCcagccttgcccaag GGTCTGGCTCCCAGTTTGTCCCCACCGTTTGCAACGGCCGGGAGGTGGTAGATTCAACAACATCGTCGCTTTGA